The following nucleotide sequence is from Streptomyces bathyalis.
ACCTCCGGTCGGTCAGCTCCACGATCTTGCCGAGGTACATGACCGCGATCCGGTCCGATACGTGGCGGATCACCGAGAGGTCGTGCGCGATGATCACGTACGTGAGGCCGAGCTCGTCCTGCAGGTCGTCCAGCAGGTTGATGACCTGCGCCTGGATGGACACGTCCAGGGCCGAGACCGGCTCGTCAGCGACCACGAGCTTCGGGTTGAGGGCGAGGGCGCGGGCGATGCCGATGCGCTGCCGCTGCCCGCCGGAGAACTCGTGGGGGTAGCGGTTGTAGTGCTCCGGGTTCAGGCCGACCAGGTCCAGCAGCCGCTGCACCTCCTTCTTCACACCGCCCTCGGGGGCGACGCCCTGGAGCTTGAAGGGGGCGCTGACGATCGCGCCGACGGTGTGCCGGGGGTTCAGCGACGAGTACGGGTCCTGGAAGATCATCTGGACGTCGCGCCGCAGCGGGCGCATGCCGCTCACGCCGAGGTGCGTGATGTCCCTGCCCTCGAACTCGATGGCGCCGGCGGTCGGCTCCAGCAGCCGCGTGATCAGCCTGCCCATCGTGGACTTGCCGCAGCCGGACTCGCCGACGACGCCCAGCGTCTCCCCCGCCCGCACGTCGAAGTCGATGCCGTCGACAGCTTTGACCGCACCGACCTGCCGCTTGAGGATCCCCTTGGTGATCGGGAAGTGCTTCTTCAGGCCGCTCACCTTCAGCAGCGACTCGCCCGGCTCCGGGTCGGCCTTGGTCTGCACGGCGTCCGTCACGCGCTGGGACGGGATCGTCATCTGCTCGTCCTCACTCACAGCTTCGGGGCAATCTCTTCGTTCCAGATCCGGTCCCGGTCCGTGCGGTCCAGGTGGCAGGCGGACAGGTGGCCGCCGCCCACGTCCTGCAGCTCGGGCCGTTCGGTGCGCGTGACATTGCCCTTGGGTACATCCGCGTAGGGGCAGCGCGGGTTGAACGCGCAGCCCTTCGGGATGTTGATCAGGCTGGGCGGTGAGCCCTTGACGGGGATGAGCCGTTCGCCCTGCGCGCGGTCGATGCGCGGCATCGAGCCGAGCAGACCCCAGGTGTACGGGTGTTGCGGCTGGTAGAAGACCTGCTCGGCGGTCCCGTACTCGACGCAGCGGCCCCCGTACATCACGAGGATGTCGTCGGCGAGCTCGGCGACGACGCCCAGGTCGTGCGTGATGATGATGACCGCGGAGCCGAACTCCTTCTGCAGATCCCTGATCAGGTCGAGGATCTGCGCCTGCACGGTGACGTCCAGGGCGGTCGTCGGCTCGTCGGCGATCAGCAGCTCGGGGTTGTTCACCAGGGACATCGCGATCATCGCGCGCTGCCGCATGCCGCCCGAGAACTCGTGCGGATAGCTGTTGACGCGCTGGTCCGGCTGAGGGATGCCGACGCGGTCGAGGAGTTCGACAGCACGCTTGCGGGCCGTCTTCTTGTCCACGTCGTGGTGGACGCGGTACGCCTCGATGATCTGGCTGCCGATGGTGAAGTACGGGTGGAGCGCGGAGAGCGGGTCCTGGAAGATCATCGCCATCTCGCGGCCGCGCAGCCTGCGCACCGAGTCCGGGTCCGCGGACAGGAGTTCCTGTCCGTCGAGCCAGATCTCGCCCGACAGCCGCGCCTTCTGCCGCCCGTACTGCCCGACGGTGTGCAAGCCCATGACGCCGAGCGACGTGACGGACTTACCCGAGCCGGACTCGCCCACGATGCCGAGCGTCTTGCCCTTCTCCAGCTGGAAGGAGAGCCCGTCGACGGACTTGACCAGGCCGTCCTCCGTGGGGAAGTGCACGTGCAGATCGCGCACTTCGAGGAAGGAGCGGGCGGGCGCCCGGTCGGCGACGGGTTCGCCGACCGCCGAGGTACCCGTCTTGTGCGTTTCCGTCATGCGAGCCTCACTCGGGGGTCGATCACGCCGTACAGCAGGTCCACGATGAGGTTCGCCACGACCACCGCCGAGGCGGTGATCAGCGTGACGCCGAGGATCAGCGGCAGGTCCTTCTCCCCGATCGCCTTCAGCACGGCCTGGCCGAGTCCTGGAAGGCTGAAGGTCGTCTCGGTGAGGATCGCACCACCCATGAGGGCTCCGAGGTCGACGCCGAGGAGCGTGATGATCGGGGTCATCGTGGAGCGCATGGCGTGCTTGCGGATGACGACCGGCTCGCGAACGCCCTTGGCGCGGGCGGTGCGGATGTAGTCCTCGCCCATCACCTCGAGCATGGTGGCGCGCGTGAGCCGGGCGTACATGGCGCCGAAGAGGAACGCCAGGGTCAGCCAGGGGAGGGTCATCCCGCTGAACCACGCGGTGAAGCTCTCCTCGATCGGCGTGTACTCGTTGCTGACCAGCCCCAGCCCGTAGGAGAAGATCGCCAGCGAGAGCAGGCCGGTGAAGTAGATGGGCAGCGAGACGCCGCTGAGGGCGAGGCTCATGGCCATGCGGTCCCAGATGGAGCCGCGGCGCAGCGCGGAGACGACGCCGGCGGCCAGACCGATGACCAGCCAGATGATCGCGGCACCGACGGCGAGGCCCAGGGTGACGGGCAGCCGGTCGGCGAGGATCGGCCAGACGGCCTGCTCGGTCTTGAAGGAGTACCCGAAGCACGGCGCGGAGCAGTGGATGGTGTCGCCCGCGCTGACGTAGTCCCGTCCGACGAGGATGCCGCGGAAGAAGTCGAAGAGCTGGACGAGGATCGGGTCGTCCAGGCCGAGCTTCTGCCTGATGCCCTCCAGCGCGGCGGCATCGGCCTGCTTGCCGACGAACATCGTGGCGGGGTCGACCCCCGTCCACTTCGGGATCAGGAAGAAGATGCCGAACACCGCCAGCATGACGACGATCAGCATCACTACGACGGCGAAGAGCCGCCTGATGAGATATGTGAGCACTGCTTCCGGCCCGGTGGGGCCCGGTGAACTCCCCGAGGTCATCGGAGTGTTCACCGGGCCACCACTGCGGCCCTCACCTGCCCTTCGTGACTGGCGGCGGGTGCGCCGGCGGGGTCGGACGGATCACTTGACGCCGAGCACGGCGTAGTCGTAACGACCGCTGTACGCGTCGGTCGTGCCGACATTGGTCAGCCTGCTGGAGCGCCAGATGATGTTCTTCTCGAACGTGAAGGGCAGGTAGTAAGCGCCCTTCATGACCTCGGCGTTGATGGCCGCGTACTTCTCGGCCGCCTTGTTCTTGTCGAGTTCGGCGATCGCGTCGGCGAACATGCCGTCGATCTTCTTGTCATCGATCATGGCGTAGTTGTTGTTGCCGTTGTCCAGGATGTACTTGCTGTGCCACAGCGGCATGCCGTACCCCTGGCCGGACGGGAAGTCCGGGCCCCAACCCATGATGATGATCCCGTAGTTCTTCTTCTTGACCACGTCGGGGTTACCGATGATGCCGGTGGTCTGCGCGCCGTCGTACTCGTCGACCTCGGCAGTGATGCCGATCTTCTTGAGCGACGCCTGCATGGCCTCGGCGGAGGCGACCTCGACCTGCTTGTTGTTGCGGACCGCGATGGTGGTCTTGAAGCCGTTCGGCTTGCCGCACTTCTTCAGCTCGGCCTTGGCCTTCTGCACGTCGGCCGCGCCCTGGTTCTTGGCGATGCCGTACGGGTCGAACTTCAGGTCGGAGCCCGGGACGAGCGCCGGCAGCATGTTGGTGCCGATGTCACCGCCGGCGAGCGGGCCACCGCGCGCGTTCTGGATCGACTTGTGGTCCGATCCGTAGATCATCGCCTTGCGGCAGTGGATGTTGTCGAAGGGCT
It contains:
- a CDS encoding ABC transporter ATP-binding protein, translating into MTIPSQRVTDAVQTKADPEPGESLLKVSGLKKHFPITKGILKRQVGAVKAVDGIDFDVRAGETLGVVGESGCGKSTMGRLITRLLEPTAGAIEFEGRDITHLGVSGMRPLRRDVQMIFQDPYSSLNPRHTVGAIVSAPFKLQGVAPEGGVKKEVQRLLDLVGLNPEHYNRYPHEFSGGQRQRIGIARALALNPKLVVADEPVSALDVSIQAQVINLLDDLQDELGLTYVIIAHDLSVIRHVSDRIAVMYLGKIVELTDRRSLYESPMHPYTRALLSAVPVPDPRRKAQGGRDRILLQGDVPSPIKPPSGCRFHTRCWKATQICKTAEPPLVSLAPGHEAACHHPENAPDQHPEDSTPVAG
- a CDS encoding ABC transporter ATP-binding protein, which translates into the protein MTETHKTGTSAVGEPVADRAPARSFLEVRDLHVHFPTEDGLVKSVDGLSFQLEKGKTLGIVGESGSGKSVTSLGVMGLHTVGQYGRQKARLSGEIWLDGQELLSADPDSVRRLRGREMAMIFQDPLSALHPYFTIGSQIIEAYRVHHDVDKKTARKRAVELLDRVGIPQPDQRVNSYPHEFSGGMRQRAMIAMSLVNNPELLIADEPTTALDVTVQAQILDLIRDLQKEFGSAVIIITHDLGVVAELADDILVMYGGRCVEYGTAEQVFYQPQHPYTWGLLGSMPRIDRAQGERLIPVKGSPPSLINIPKGCAFNPRCPYADVPKGNVTRTERPELQDVGGGHLSACHLDRTDRDRIWNEEIAPKL
- a CDS encoding ABC transporter permease; amino-acid sequence: MLTYLIRRLFAVVVMLIVVMLAVFGIFFLIPKWTGVDPATMFVGKQADAAALEGIRQKLGLDDPILVQLFDFFRGILVGRDYVSAGDTIHCSAPCFGYSFKTEQAVWPILADRLPVTLGLAVGAAIIWLVIGLAAGVVSALRRGSIWDRMAMSLALSGVSLPIYFTGLLSLAIFSYGLGLVSNEYTPIEESFTAWFSGMTLPWLTLAFLFGAMYARLTRATMLEVMGEDYIRTARAKGVREPVVIRKHAMRSTMTPIITLLGVDLGALMGGAILTETTFSLPGLGQAVLKAIGEKDLPLILGVTLITASAVVVANLIVDLLYGVIDPRVRLA